The genome window CAAAACTAATCCTCGGCGTGCGGGCGCTCGcgcaaacaaatatatataatattcacaTACCTTTTAGCCCCTTCGCTCTCCTTGTTTTGGGGAGGGGTTTCAAGCCTAATTTCAGCTTATAATCTGCCATAACTAATATCTTAGCTCACGAGCTACAAATAGGTGTAGCTCGGTGTTGCTGTAAACGAGCAATCATCAAATTTATCATTCTAAATGCGACATTTTCAGTTTGACAATAACTTTGCTCCATCAATTTGTGATGAAAtgataaaggaagaaaataaatagaaggTAACGGTGTCTAAGATCAACACAGATGATATAATCATCAATCATTGGACATAGAAAAGTCACTGCATCACAACtacaaacaaaatgaaattaaatcagTCATTATAATCACAGTAGACGAAGGCATGGGGGTCTAGAAACAATAACGAGGGAGTAGCATTTCACAGAAATATAATACCTCAGATGCATTATGATCACTTCAGAACTTATCTACGCCCACCCCATCTCGAAGAACCTCATAAGCCCCTCTATCCCTGGTTCTCTTCATCCCAGCTGTGAAGTTGAGCTTTGATCCAGCAGATACAATACAGGACACTTTAACCCAGATCATCACTTTAGTCTTCATCCCCTCTATATCAGCTAGTTTTCCTTGCTCCAAAAATGCAGTTACTGTGGTCGAAAAACGCACAACAGATGAGTCCTTGTAGCCAACTTCACAGATCGAAGGAATAAACACAGTAAGCTTCCGTGTCTCTTCATTGAACTCATAGTTGGTGGCATCACGAGGAAAGATTCCAATTGGCAAGTCATACTCCTTAAGCAGATCTGGTAACGGCTTTTGCATTTTTCCTATATAAACAGAGTCATTCCCTTAATGAACATAGAAGCAAAGAAAGATGCATTTATAAGTTCTATTCAGGAGATGGCTGCAAAATCAGCAGTTTCATCAAAAGGGGTTGTCTTCAAAATATCACAATTTAGATGTTTGGCTCCAGGTTGGCAACTTATTCCAGGAAACTCTCCTGACATCTACTCAATTTACTCAACCGGCTTATTCAAAACTCAAGAAGATTAACCAACAGCACAGCAGAATTTTAAGTTACCCTTCAGCCAGCAGCACATGATTCATTTTAACCAGAACAGTCTCAAATTTACTCATGTTGACATTATATATATGTCATTTTGACAACTTTCTAAATCCTATTCAAGCTTTAAAATCAGATTTATTTCTCATTGCAATAAATAGCCTCCAACTTCAAGGTCCCAAATGATTAGAGAATTTCAGAACTTCCCAAAGTAAGGAATTGGATTTAAATCTGTAGGAAAGTTTTTGACATTGGGATCCCAAAAGAAACTTGGAACTATAAAGCATTTGTTTGAGCACAAATGCAGTACAGAACAGCAGAAACATTGAATTTAAGAATCATAAGTAGGAAGGTTGGAAAGAATTAAGTAGAAAAACAGACAAACTACAACAATACAATGTGGCTAAAcaggaagaagaaagcaaatcaaCAAACCTTTGAGCTTGTTCACCAACCATTTGGTTCCTCCTTCAATGCTTGTCGATAATGACTGATAAATAAGAGAAAGATGTCAGCAGGCAAAATGCAATAACTGAGGTAATTACAGCAGAGTTCACAGGAAAAAAGGCAATAATTTGGTATGATGAATGATTTATATGAAGGGCAAAGGAAATTATATTATGGCACAACCTTAAGGCAGAAAAGGGGGGGAAACACTTCCACTATGTCTAACTAAAACCTGATAAAAACCCATATCCCATCTCATCCtgcaaaacattaaaagaattcTAACACATCCAAGATCATCTAACCCTTCACAAAGTCCAACTTCTACTCATTAGCCTTAGCCAATATTTCAGCTTTAGTAATTTCAAGATCGCAATGATACAAGTCATGCAGTCAATTGGTAAGTAAAAACTCTAATAAGGTTAGttcttcaatcttcaattatttatttagctttaaattaaaaaattaagagcaaTTAATACCCAATCTCCAGCATTATAAGAACCTCAACAAAACCAACTCAGCAATCTTGAATTCTCATCAAAAGCTACAATCCTTCATCTATTTTAGTAAAAATCAAAACCTTTATTtcttctataaatttatttccaaACAAACCCCAAATTCTTTTTTGTCTGATTCTCAATCATAACGGATAATTACTTTCACAATCATTATCTTAATCCCACCATTACGCTTATAATTacaattacttttcaaatcacaacctaATCAATAAAGGAAACAACTTTATGCGGCAGATCGAActtattaatcataaaaaaaattcaagaaccccaagattaaaaggaaaagaaaaaacaatacattgATGTCGTCGCCGACAGAATTGAACTCCTTGCTAGCTTTCTGACCGACCCAATAAGACCCAACTTTGTTCAATATCGCATCCATCTGCTCCTGTAATCTTTTCTGTTCTCGGGGTCTCTCTGTTTTTCGATATCTATAGAATTGACTCTCTCTTCCTCTGACTTTATCTCTCTAAATAGAGGCAATTTTTCTACAGAGAGAAAGCAGGAATTagagggggggggagggggaGAGCGAGGCAGACGTAGTTATCGTTGCGTTGAGTAgtctacaaattttttttttctccgatTGAAGCCTGCCACGTCATTCCTTTTACAATTTCACAGGACTTGCTTcttttgtgaaaataaaaattagcatttatttaaaatttattttgtaatttactaatttatgctataacaaaaactatgttcatcaaaagagaattgaaaaatagtgaaagaaaaaaaaatgttggttgTCATGATTCTAGTAGCTAAAATGGTCAAGTCAAGATtccaaaagagagagagattgacgGTGAAGGTTTTTAGCCTTTATTTTTCTGGACAAAACAAAGTATATTGGAGCATGGAAAATTTTGTAGTCTTAGcctctcatttttattttattttgcgatttttcatatatttttaactattttaagattataaatagatttattaagatttatagggtattttaaatgtttttgtatgaacaaataatgaaaatgaatttttttttgtttcaaaaattgAAAACCCGACTTCTAACAATTTTTCGACCACCTGAGATGTCCTGAAACTAGAAAGCAAGCAATACatcatctattttattttaaaaaaatatatattacatgtcATCTATTTCTTgttacataaaatatatataaacctagGTATGTGAGTTTAGGTTTCCAAACCTAGCAGTGTctaacttctttattttttaattatttttttgtaaaatttgtaattaatatccTCCCTCTTTTgtaagtgttttttagtttaaattatttttttatttcaatttaaatcaatattgtCTCTctctaatcttttttaaattgttttattctattttttaaatagtagttttttttaattattttatatttttataatgttttaaagagattattataatttatattttcattcctttcttttatatttgatataagttGTATTTGTATggtatatttttagaaaatcatttgttcttgataagaaaaaataaccttgatgatgaagaagaagaaaatgacgaCATGAGTTCAAAAgaaaagttgatataaaatatttgtattttcatctattttttgtttatagaaaaaatattggcTTAGCAACTTAGTATTTAATTAGCGTTAAcaattctttcaaaaattgattgataaactttattttattaaacataaatagcATCTTtgtatttctcaattaaaaaataataatacagtaaaatacatatataactTTGGTGCGTTcttctattttgttaaaaattaacttagaaTCTTACTCTCGGCATAGCACGGATTTTAAAGTTATATTAGATTGTGGTAGAAATCCAGAGTTATTAAATCTAGTAGAGTTCATGACTCTAGTAATAGGTTTGGCAGATTAAGTCGTGAAAGCCAAGTTGATCCAAAATgttatcgttttaatatttaaagatgttatcttaaatttttaagacaaatcatattttttcatatcatcCAAGTTGTTTTTAAACTCGTTAAGCCTACTAGGTTATGCTAGAACACCCTCCACATTGTTTTaattgaaactcgagttaagcAAATAGTCAGGTCAAGAGGTTTCAATGTTGATTTGTTGGGTCGAGTTTAATGACAATGTCAAAGAGTTTCTTGTgacatggatattttttttacatcaaaaattTTTTTGATCCAACCCCCGGCATAACTCGGActagttatatattttttattttattttataaagcataaacaatattttttttcatttctcaatttgaaaaaattataatacatgACATAAtgtaattttctttcatgttaaaaattgacttgaaatcCAACCTATAGTGTAAATAGTATTTTTGTgtttctgaattaaaaaaaatcatattttaaaatgcattcataacattaacacattcttttattatatttaaaattaacataaattggATATATGAGCGTCTCAATTGTTagataaatttcaaattattcatTAAATCCAAAGATAAGATCTCTAAaagaagttaataaaaaaagaaaaaaaagaaaatgtgtaACATTTgactatttgttttctttatttattaacgAGATTCGAACAACATTGAAAATCATCATGGGTGTGGgataataaatgataaatcaaataaaaaattgattccattttattacatatttttaattgttatatataatggaagttaaacaattaaaaatatgtaaattaaaaagatttgtttttaacgATAACAAGGGATATCTACTTAGTAGTTTGTGCATTAACCAAAATTAAGTTTtctctcaaataattttaataatacatattatatattaaCTTAATTCAAGcagtcaaaaaaaaatccttaaacaTCGTGACATTAAAGTTATCAATAAAGTAATATTATTTGGTGATATATAGTCGGACCGATTTGTGAGTGGATAAGGGTGTTATAAATCGACTACATACGTATAAAAGACTCATCCCCAATTGGCTAGCAATTTGAAActaatcaaatgatgaaattttgtgttttcttaattatattcttattttCAGCTTCTCTCTAGTTATTTCCATGCCTACATCAAGAGTTACACTTTGGACATAGATATTACTCGAagatatgattaaaaaataatctcaagaGTTATAATTGCACATGGATTATATAATGTTTtcgttgataaaaaatatttttaatattaaaacattatcaGAAACCTCTTTCATATAAAGTATAGAGGTGGGTTAAGAACCCGAAAAAAGTTTTTGgaataatttaaatctttttattttttaaaaaaacttattttttgtgcgtttttagattgttttgatatgctgatatcaaaaataattatttaaaaaataataataaaatagtattttaatacattttcgagcaaaaaaacattttgaaaagcaaccattaCTGTACTCACAAACACCCCTTGAAACTAGGTTGACTCTTCCCAGCTAATATTGAATGGCATGCATGAAGATTCCATGAAAGATCAATGGGTGATTTTTCTAAACTCCTATCatcttttttacaatttaagcCAAATTAGGTGCGAAGATTTTGTCAACAAAAAATTTGACTCacatgttgattattatttatctcctttctttttcaaagATACAAATTGAAACACACACACGTTATTAATAAGATATAACTATAACAAtaccaataaaataaagggaataattaagaaatgaatgatggaattgaattaaaatcttattctaattttataactttttgattaaaaaaatgaagtggGAAAAATGAAGTTAGAacaagaatgaaaattaaacataatttcattctcatggaagagaggaaaataaaa of Populus trichocarpa isolate Nisqually-1 chromosome 16, P.trichocarpa_v4.1, whole genome shotgun sequence contains these proteins:
- the LOC7460397 gene encoding uncharacterized protein At5g01610: MDAILNKVGSYWVGQKASKEFNSVGDDINSLSTSIEGGTKWLVNKLKGKMQKPLPDLLKEYDLPIGIFPRDATNYEFNEETRKLTVFIPSICEVGYKDSSVVRFSTTVTAFLEQGKLADIEGMKTKVMIWVKVSCIVSAGSKLNFTAGMKRTRDRGAYEVLRDGVGVDKF